A single genomic interval of Camelina sativa cultivar DH55 chromosome 11, Cs, whole genome shotgun sequence harbors:
- the LOC104724299 gene encoding uncharacterized protein LOC104724299, translated as MKFLVHNVLSGSSFEIEVDTKDTLLEVKQKIEKSQGFPVSRQTLIVDGIVILREDLNVKQCGIVHDSLLQLDVSSDKNPNHNGDDSQMPQTEPSPAAPWIPVEEYFERQGWPLTSEEIKKIYSYRSETSQEINKNQMLHQTKQSELSNSVNETVNIQDSYVSKNSNNNNNNGQVPPTKQSLQSNSVKEITKIQNSPVKVRKRMVVFVSLYPGECKPEIVANVNPTDAVKKLREEIVQRSSDIQKLPKDDGYFFTHKKRVLNEDLSYEWNGVKDADTILMVPRDVAQQTSKIQDSHVTVQLPQTKQSPAAYFNFVPKKKIKVFVLPSSDECKGAKNRIEVDVNLTDHVKILRNVLAESQRRGDVNLPQQGYYFEREQKVMNEDESFASNGFTGPADVVWMFPRRVTMQ; from the exons ATGAAGTTTCTCGTTCATAATGTTCTTAGTGGCTCATCGTTCGAGATTGAAGTGGATACCAAGGATACATTGTTAGAGGTCAAACAGAAGATCGAGAAGTCTCAAGGTTTCCCAGTTTCGAGACAAACCCTTATCGTCGACGGCATTGTTATTCTTCGAGAGGATCTTAACGTCAAACAATGCGGAATCGTTCACGATTCTCTTCTCCAACTCGACGTATCTTCTGACAAGAACCCTAATCACAACGGCGACGACAGTCAAATGCCGCAAACCGAGCCATCTCCAGCAGCACCGTGGATTCCAGTTGAAGAGTACTTTGAGAGGCAAGGTTGGCCTTTGACATCCGAAGAGATCAAAAAGATTTACAGTTATCGGTCTGAGACATCTCAAGAGATCAACAAGAATCAAATGCTTCATCAAACTAAGCAATCTGAACTGTCAAACTCAGTCAACGAGACCGTTAACATTCAAGATTCGTATGTGAGCAagaacagcaacaacaacaacaacaatggtcAAGTGCCTCCAACGAAGCAATCTCTACAATCAAACTCAGTCAAAGAGATAACTAAGATTCAAAATTCGCCTGTGAAGGTGAGGAAGAGGATGGTAGTATTTGTGTCGCTCTATCCTGGTGAGTGTAAACCTGAAATCGTGGCGAATGTGAACCCTACGGATGCCGTGAAAAAACTGAGAGAGGAGATTGTTCAGAGAAGTAGTGATATACAAAAACTGCCTAAAGATGATGGGTATTTCTTTACGCACAAAAAGAGAGTATTGAACGAAGATCTGTCATACGAGTGGAACGGTGTAAAAGACGCGGATACAATTCTGATGGTTCCCAGAGATGTTGCCCAACAGACCAGTAAGATTCAAGATTCACATGTGAC GGTTCAACTGCCACAAACGAAGCAATCTCCCGCAGCGTATTTTAACTTCGtcccgaagaagaagattaaagtaTTTGTGTTGCCATCTTCTGATGAGTGTAAAGGTGCGAAGAATAGAATTGAGGTGGATGTGAACTTGACGGATCACGTGAAGATACTGAGAAACGTGTTGGCTGAAAGTCAAAGGAGGGGTGACGTAAATCTGCCTCAACAAGGATACTACTTTGAGAGAGAGCAGAAAGTGATGAACGAAGATGAGTCATTCGCGTCGAACGGTTTTACTGGTCCAGCCGATGTAGTTTGGATGTTTCCACGACGTGTTACCATGCAATAG